The genomic stretch TTCGCCAACGTGTTACAAACATTTTAGCAGAATTAAATAATGGTATGACCGATGGTGAATTTATTAAAAAACTAATTGAGTTTTTTGAAAATAAATATCACACAAGTGCTAGAGATGTAGTTGATGCATATTTAAATTCACCAGAAAAAAATGCTACTTTTCAACAGCTTAGCAAATTAAGAGGATCAAGTGAGTGAATTTTTGGGACAAATCCTGCTTTCAGCTATGAAAATATAGCTAAAACATCTGGGGGAATTTTAAAAGTTTTAGCTAATGTTGATAAAAATATAATAAAAAATATCAAATTTGAAGGTGATTTTTTATCACAAAGAGAAGTTGAAGATATTGAAAAATTATTAACTAATGTAGCTTATGATAAAAAAGAAATTCGCTTAATTTTGAGCCAAATTACAAACCTTGATGAATATTTTAGTAATATTAGCATTGATGAAATACTAGAATTAATTTTTGGAGAAAACAATGTTTAATCATGAAAAAATTATGATAAAAAATGAAGCAATTTATTGCCACTACGAAAATACAGGCCGACCAAAAGTCTTATTTTTACACGGTTTTAATTCCTCACATAGCTTTACTTTTCAAATTGATAATATTAAAGATAGAAAATATGACATTGTTAGCTTTGATTTTCCAGGTGCGGGCAAAAGTACCAGTAATGAAAAAATTGATATAAAGTATTATCAAGAAATCGCGCTTGAAGTGGCCAAACACTTTAAAATTGAAGAATCATTAGTAGTTGGCCATTCGCTCGGAGCTGCAAGCGCACTCTATATTTTAGAACAAAAATGAGCCAAAAAAGCACTCTTAGTTGCCCCATTAAATCCTTATATTTTGGAAGAAGCTATTAAAAATAGAGTTGAAATTCTTAAAAATTGATTATTGCCTGTTAGCCTAAGTGATGCTGTTGAGAGTATGAAAAGCTTGGTTTTTGGTAATAAAAATAACTATAAAGACCAAGTCAAAAAAATTGGTGCTCTCTTTTTCAAGATTAGTCAAACTAAATATAAATTATTAGCACCCATGGTTAATAAACAAATTTTAAACACTAAATGGTTAAAAGAGAATTTATTACCTTTATATGCATCTAGCTTGGATTACGAAATTATATCAGGTAAACAAGATTTATTTGTTCCAATTGGAGGGCTTGAAAAACTAGCAAGTGATTTTAGTAAAAAAATTACTATTTTAGATAAGTGTGGTCATGCTACCTTTTTTGAAAAACCTGAAGAAATAAATGAAAAAATTCACGAAATAATTTCTACATTTTAAGCACTATGATGTTTTAAAATTTGATCAGCTAGCTTTTTTGAAGCTAGTTTTTTTATTACTTCATATGCTAATTGAGCTGCTGAATTGGCGTTTCTAGCAGTGATAATATAGTCGCTAATTGTTATCGTATTTTCATTCCGAAGTGTTGTTTTTGGTAGATCATCGATTGGGTAGGAGCTAAAAGCTTGTTTTAAAATATTGTTCTCAAACAAAGCATTTGGTGCATCACAAATTGCAAAAACATTTTTTGCTTTTTCAAAAAAATGTTTAATAATTTCAAGGCTTATGACATCATTTCTTAATCGTCTAGCACCTTTG from Mesomycoplasma conjunctivae encodes the following:
- a CDS encoding alpha/beta fold hydrolase; this encodes MFNHEKIMIKNEAIYCHYENTGRPKVLFLHGFNSSHSFTFQIDNIKDRKYDIVSFDFPGAGKSTSNEKIDIKYYQEIALEVAKHFKIEESLVVGHSLGAASALYILEQKWAKKALLVAPLNPYILEEAIKNRVEILKNWLLPVSLSDAVESMKSLVFGNKNNYKDQVKKIGALFFKISQTKYKLLAPMVNKQILNTKWLKENLLPLYASSLDYEIISGKQDLFVPIGGLEKLASDFSKKITILDKCGHATFFEKPEEINEKIHEIISTF
- a CDS encoding DJ-1/PfpI family protein, coding for MNKLLVILMDDFQDIELVTFIALVQKANIFQQIDYFNPESKNVFGQFGLAQIRTKNKVNLQDYNSIFIPGGKGARRLRNDVISLEIIKHFFEKAKNVFAICDAPNALFENNILKQAFSSYPIDDLPKTTLRNENTITISDYIITARNANSAAQLAYEVIKKLASKKLADQILKHHSA